The Ruania alba genome window below encodes:
- a CDS encoding VOC family protein, with product MPTLSAEQAAAHDGLEDWRVIQTSLYTSYATGSFAVGARLVGRIAQIADELNHHPDVTLRYPTVLVTTTSHDVGGLTERDITLARRISELARAEGVDADPTGCSALEIAIDALDRDAVLPFWRAVLGYSSDPDDPGMLSDPQGRHADVWFQQMDAPRPQRNRIHIDVCVPKDVAEERVQAALDAGGVLVSDSRAPSFWVLADAEGNEACVCTSFGRVRD from the coding sequence ATGCCCACGCTGTCCGCAGAACAGGCTGCCGCTCATGACGGGCTCGAGGACTGGCGGGTCATTCAGACCTCCCTGTACACCAGCTACGCAACGGGATCTTTCGCCGTCGGGGCACGGTTGGTGGGGCGGATCGCGCAGATCGCCGACGAGCTCAACCACCACCCGGACGTCACGTTGCGATACCCGACCGTGCTCGTCACCACCACGTCACACGACGTTGGCGGGCTCACCGAACGGGACATCACGCTGGCACGGCGCATCAGCGAACTCGCCCGCGCCGAGGGTGTGGATGCGGATCCCACTGGGTGCAGCGCATTGGAGATCGCGATCGACGCACTCGATCGTGACGCTGTCCTGCCGTTCTGGCGAGCGGTGCTCGGGTACAGCAGCGACCCCGACGACCCCGGAATGCTGAGTGATCCGCAAGGGCGACACGCCGACGTGTGGTTCCAGCAGATGGATGCACCGCGCCCGCAGCGCAACCGCATTCACATCGACGTGTGCGTGCCGAAAGACGTTGCCGAGGAGCGAGTTCAGGCCGCCCTCGATGCGGGTGGGGTGCTGGTCTCGGACTCCCGGGCACCGTCGTTCTGGGTGCTGGCCGACGCTGAGGGCAACGAGGCATGCGTGTGCACGTCCTTCGGTCGGGTGCGCGACTGA
- a CDS encoding GNAT family N-acetyltransferase has product MTVSWTPPVLTGEMVTLRAIRADDADPLRAGLTDPEGLRMAGLTKEYTPESVARWAADAATREGRFDWATTTDGEEILGRISLESVDLDARCGDIRSLTLPGHRGRGYGREAIMLVLDFAFGAPGDGGLGLHRVGLEVLSINPRAAALYQSLGFVVEGRRREVIGDGERFADAIGMGMLEDEYPAAKATWS; this is encoded by the coding sequence ATGACCGTGAGCTGGACACCACCGGTGCTGACCGGTGAGATGGTGACGCTTCGTGCCATCCGGGCCGATGATGCCGACCCGCTCCGCGCGGGCCTGACGGACCCCGAGGGGCTGCGGATGGCTGGGCTCACCAAGGAGTACACGCCCGAGTCGGTCGCACGCTGGGCAGCCGATGCGGCCACCCGCGAAGGGCGGTTCGACTGGGCCACCACCACCGACGGTGAGGAGATCCTCGGCCGGATCAGCCTGGAGTCGGTCGACCTGGACGCCCGCTGTGGCGACATCCGGTCACTGACCTTGCCCGGCCACCGCGGTCGGGGCTACGGCCGGGAGGCGATCATGCTGGTCCTGGACTTCGCCTTCGGAGCTCCCGGCGATGGTGGGCTCGGCCTGCACCGGGTGGGACTGGAGGTGCTCAGCATCAACCCCCGTGCCGCGGCGCTGTACCAGAGCCTCGGGTTCGTGGTGGAGGGCCGGCGGCGGGAGGTCATCGGTGACGGGGAACGGTTCGCCGATGCCATCGGCATGGGCATGCTCGAGGACGAGTACCCCGCGGCCAAGGCCACATGGTCGTGA
- the ilvN gene encoding acetolactate synthase small subunit has protein sequence MSRHTLSVLVENKPGVLTRVSALFARRAFNIHSLAVGPTEHPEISRITVVVDVESNPLEQVTKQLNKLVNVLKIVELAPHASVQRELLLVKVKADDASRTAVLQVVELFRAHVVDVTPEAVTIEATGGEEKLQALLASLEPYGIREIVQSGAVAIGRGAKSMTDRALERINRTA, from the coding sequence ATGTCCCGACACACACTCTCCGTTCTCGTGGAGAACAAGCCCGGTGTGCTCACTCGAGTCTCGGCCCTGTTCGCCCGGCGCGCATTCAACATCCACTCCCTCGCCGTAGGCCCCACCGAGCACCCGGAGATCTCTCGCATCACCGTCGTGGTCGATGTGGAGTCGAACCCGCTGGAGCAGGTCACCAAGCAGCTGAACAAGCTGGTGAACGTCCTCAAGATCGTCGAGCTCGCCCCGCACGCCTCCGTACAGCGGGAACTGCTGCTGGTGAAGGTCAAGGCCGACGACGCCTCCCGCACCGCGGTGCTGCAGGTGGTCGAACTGTTCCGGGCGCACGTCGTGGACGTGACCCCGGAGGCGGTGACCATCGAGGCCACCGGCGGCGAGGAGAAGCTGCAGGCACTGCTGGCCTCGTTGGAGCCGTACGGTATCCGTGAGATCGTCCAGTCCGGCGCTGTGGCGATCGGTCGTGGCGCCAAGTCGATGACCGATCGTGCGCTGGAGCGCATCAACCGCACCGCGTGA
- a CDS encoding glycerate kinase: MKIVLAPDSFKGSLTAAEVAEHLARGARRAVAGADTVEVPIADGGEGTVAAAVAAGYTPVQVHVTGALGARVTATYARHAGHAVIEMAAAAGLDQVGPDAHSARTSGTEGVGELIRHALDAGATEVLLGLGGSATSDGGAGLARALGVGLRDADGRPLEAGGAALTHLAEVDLAGLDPRLAGLVGGVSVANGRSHDANAPHIVLAADVTSPLLGADGAAAVFGPQKGATPEVVAELETGLARWVAALAEAGVPRARELAESPGAGAAGGLGYGAMVLLAASRRSGIEEVLRMVGFADQVQGADLVITGEGSMDAQSLAGKAPVGVAEMARAAGVPVLAVVGRRAVDQETAQAHGISAVHALLDLEPDVDRCLANAGELAEQVAENAVRTWTTRT, encoded by the coding sequence GTGAAGATCGTCCTTGCTCCCGACTCGTTCAAGGGCTCCCTGACCGCGGCCGAGGTGGCCGAGCATCTGGCTCGGGGCGCACGCCGCGCCGTAGCGGGTGCGGACACCGTCGAGGTACCGATCGCCGACGGCGGTGAGGGCACCGTGGCAGCGGCCGTCGCCGCCGGGTACACACCGGTGCAGGTCCACGTGACCGGTGCCCTGGGTGCGCGGGTGACTGCCACCTACGCCCGCCATGCGGGCCATGCCGTGATCGAGATGGCCGCCGCGGCCGGACTCGACCAAGTCGGTCCGGACGCCCACAGCGCCCGGACGTCCGGCACCGAGGGCGTGGGCGAGCTGATCCGGCACGCCCTCGATGCCGGCGCCACCGAGGTGTTGCTCGGTCTGGGAGGCAGTGCCACCTCCGACGGCGGAGCGGGCCTGGCCAGGGCCCTGGGAGTTGGCCTTCGGGACGCTGACGGTCGCCCGCTCGAGGCCGGCGGTGCGGCGCTCACCCACCTGGCCGAGGTCGATCTGGCCGGACTGGACCCCCGCCTCGCGGGGCTAGTGGGGGGCGTTTCCGTCGCGAACGGGCGATCTCACGACGCCAATGCACCCCACATCGTGCTCGCCGCCGACGTCACCTCACCGCTGCTCGGTGCCGACGGCGCGGCAGCGGTATTCGGCCCGCAGAAGGGCGCGACCCCGGAGGTGGTGGCCGAGCTGGAGACCGGCCTGGCCCGCTGGGTGGCCGCGCTCGCCGAGGCCGGCGTTCCGCGGGCGCGCGAGCTCGCCGAGTCCCCGGGCGCCGGTGCCGCGGGCGGCCTGGGCTATGGCGCGATGGTGCTGCTCGCCGCCTCGCGTCGCTCCGGGATCGAGGAAGTGCTGCGCATGGTCGGTTTCGCTGACCAGGTGCAGGGTGCGGACCTGGTGATCACGGGGGAGGGCAGCATGGACGCCCAGTCCCTGGCCGGGAAGGCGCCGGTAGGAGTGGCCGAGATGGCACGGGCTGCAGGCGTGCCCGTGCTCGCCGTGGTGGGTCGGCGTGCCGTGGACCAGGAGACGGCCCAGGCGCACGGGATCTCGGCCGTGCACGCGCTGCTCGATCTGGAGCCGGACGTGGATCGGTGCCTGGCGAACGCCGGTGAGCTCGCCGAGCAGGTAGCGGAGAACGCCGTCCGGACCTGGACGACTCGCACCTGA
- a CDS encoding DUF4097 family beta strand repeat-containing protein — MTSSDHSFAVDGPIQLLVRMRSSDITVTAAETDTASVTFSGNPDLAARVRVDLVGDRLQVEAPLARAGFLGSFGGPKMGVSVVVPAGSDAELETGSGSIRTTGDLAAVQTRTGSGAIRVARGTSVEVTCGSGDVAVDYAGSLRATTGSGRIAVTEADEARLRTGSGTMTAEAVRTIEASSGSGDVIVRDLGEFARLKSGSGDHVVRRVVRGEVSATSASGDISVGVAHGSAAMLDCSTVSGKVRSELEPGAAPADDADGVVLRLRSVSGNVTVRRA; from the coding sequence ATGACCTCCTCCGACCACAGTTTTGCCGTCGACGGCCCGATCCAGCTCCTGGTCCGAATGCGCTCCAGCGACATCACCGTCACAGCGGCCGAGACCGACACCGCGTCGGTGACCTTCAGCGGCAACCCCGACCTCGCCGCCCGCGTCCGCGTGGATCTCGTCGGCGACCGCCTGCAGGTCGAGGCACCGCTGGCTCGGGCGGGCTTTCTCGGCTCCTTCGGTGGCCCGAAGATGGGCGTCTCCGTGGTGGTTCCGGCGGGTTCTGACGCGGAGCTGGAGACCGGTTCGGGCAGTATCCGCACCACGGGTGACCTCGCCGCCGTCCAGACCAGGACCGGCTCCGGCGCGATCCGCGTCGCACGCGGGACATCGGTGGAGGTCACCTGCGGTTCGGGCGACGTCGCCGTGGACTACGCCGGCAGCCTGCGCGCGACCACCGGATCCGGCAGGATCGCGGTCACCGAGGCCGACGAGGCTCGCCTGCGCACCGGCTCGGGCACGATGACCGCCGAGGCCGTTCGCACCATCGAGGCGTCGTCCGGATCCGGTGACGTCATCGTTCGTGACCTCGGGGAGTTCGCCAGGTTGAAGAGCGGCTCCGGCGACCATGTGGTGCGGCGCGTCGTGCGTGGCGAGGTGTCCGCCACATCGGCCTCGGGTGACATCTCGGTCGGTGTCGCGCACGGGTCCGCCGCGATGCTGGACTGCTCCACCGTCTCCGGAAAGGTGCGCAGCGAGCTCGAGCCGGGCGCCGCACCGGCCGATGACGCCGACGGCGTCGTGCTCCGGCTCCGCTCGGTGAGCGGCAACGTCACCGTCCGTCGGGCCTGA
- the ilvD gene encoding dihydroxy-acid dehydratase — protein sequence MSRPLRSRTSTHGRNMAGARALWRATGMGSGDFGKPIVAIANSYTQFVPGHVHLKDMGDLVASAVEEAGGVAKEFNTIAVDDGIAMGHGGMLYSLPSRDLIADSVEYMVNAHCADALVCISNCDKITPGMLNAALRLNIPVVFVSGGPMEAGKAIVADGVAKTNLNLINAINYSADENVSDEALAQVEENACPTCGSCSGMFTANSMNCLTEALGLSLPGNGSTLATHAARKELFLDAGRTVVELAKRYYDDEDDSAAPRSIATKAAFRNAMALDVAMGGSTNTVLHVLAAAQEGEIDFGLSDIEDISRNVPCLSKVAPNHPNYHMEDVHRAGGIPALLGELDRAGLLERDVTSVHTPTLQKWLSDWDIRSGSATDEAIELFHAAPGGVRTTQAFSTSNRWESLDTDGADGCIRDLEHAYTVEGGLAVLRGNLAEDGAVFKTAGVDPDVFHFVGKALVCESQDDAVEKILTKQVEPGHVVVVRYEGPAGGPGMQEMLYPTSFIKGRGLGKVCALITDGRFSGGSSGISVGHISPEAAAGGLIGLVEDGDEIEIDVDSRSIRLNVPDQVLADRRAKMEASEHPWQPVDRDRYVSPALRAYAAMATSADRGAVRDLSLIRRV from the coding sequence ATGAGTCGTCCGCTGCGTTCGCGCACGTCCACCCACGGCCGCAACATGGCCGGTGCGCGCGCCCTCTGGCGTGCGACCGGGATGGGATCGGGAGACTTCGGTAAACCGATCGTCGCGATCGCGAACTCCTACACCCAGTTCGTGCCCGGGCACGTGCACCTCAAGGACATGGGCGACCTGGTCGCCTCCGCTGTGGAGGAGGCGGGGGGAGTGGCCAAGGAGTTCAACACGATCGCCGTCGACGACGGCATCGCCATGGGGCACGGCGGCATGCTCTACTCGCTGCCCAGTCGCGACCTGATCGCCGACTCGGTGGAGTACATGGTCAACGCGCACTGTGCGGACGCCTTGGTCTGTATCTCCAACTGCGACAAGATCACCCCCGGGATGCTCAACGCGGCGCTGCGGCTGAACATCCCGGTCGTCTTCGTCTCCGGTGGCCCGATGGAGGCAGGCAAGGCGATCGTGGCCGACGGCGTCGCGAAGACCAACCTGAACTTGATCAATGCGATCAACTACTCCGCTGACGAGAACGTCTCCGACGAGGCACTGGCCCAGGTGGAGGAGAACGCCTGCCCGACGTGCGGGTCCTGCTCGGGGATGTTCACCGCCAATTCGATGAACTGCCTCACTGAGGCGCTCGGGCTGTCCCTGCCGGGGAACGGGTCCACCCTGGCCACGCACGCCGCACGCAAGGAGCTCTTCCTCGATGCGGGGCGTACCGTCGTCGAGCTGGCGAAGCGGTACTACGACGACGAAGACGACTCGGCTGCTCCTCGCTCCATCGCCACCAAGGCCGCGTTCCGCAATGCGATGGCGCTCGATGTGGCGATGGGCGGGTCCACCAACACGGTGCTGCACGTGCTCGCCGCCGCCCAGGAGGGCGAGATCGACTTCGGGTTGAGTGACATCGAGGACATCAGTCGCAACGTGCCGTGCCTGTCCAAGGTGGCACCGAACCACCCGAACTATCACATGGAGGACGTGCACCGCGCCGGCGGCATCCCCGCGCTGCTCGGTGAGTTGGACCGTGCCGGCCTGCTGGAGCGGGACGTGACCAGCGTGCACACACCCACGTTGCAGAAGTGGCTCTCCGACTGGGACATCCGCAGCGGGAGTGCCACCGACGAGGCGATCGAGCTCTTTCATGCCGCACCGGGCGGGGTGCGCACCACGCAGGCGTTCTCCACCTCCAACCGGTGGGAGTCGCTGGACACCGACGGCGCCGACGGCTGCATCCGCGACCTCGAGCACGCCTACACCGTCGAGGGTGGACTCGCCGTGCTGCGCGGCAACTTGGCCGAGGACGGCGCCGTGTTCAAGACCGCGGGCGTGGACCCGGACGTGTTCCACTTCGTCGGGAAGGCGCTCGTGTGCGAGTCCCAGGACGATGCCGTGGAGAAGATCCTCACCAAGCAGGTCGAGCCCGGGCACGTGGTCGTGGTGCGCTATGAGGGGCCGGCCGGGGGGCCGGGCATGCAGGAGATGCTCTACCCGACGTCGTTCATCAAGGGCCGCGGGCTGGGCAAGGTGTGCGCGCTGATCACCGACGGCCGTTTCTCCGGCGGGTCCAGCGGCATCTCGGTGGGGCACATCTCCCCGGAGGCCGCCGCCGGTGGGTTGATCGGGCTGGTGGAGGACGGTGACGAGATCGAGATCGATGTCGATTCTCGCTCGATCCGGCTGAACGTGCCCGATCAGGTGCTCGCCGACCGTCGCGCCAAGATGGAGGCGTCGGAGCACCCGTGGCAGCCCGTGGATCGGGACCGGTACGTTTCCCCCGCGCTGCGCGCCTACGCGGCGATGGCCACCTCGGCCGACCGGGGTGCCGTGCGGGACCTGTCGCTGATCCGTCGCGTCTGA
- a CDS encoding type II toxin-antitoxin system VapC family toxin: protein MVRPATDTSNRASLERILAAQAMLESLTLVTGDAEFHALPGLTTAW from the coding sequence ATGGTCCGCCCAGCCACCGACACCAGCAACCGCGCATCGCTTGAGCGGATCCTCGCCGCGCAGGCGATGCTCGAGTCACTCACCCTGGTCACGGGTGACGCGGAGTTTCACGCACTACCCGGGCTCACCACCGCCTGGTGA
- a CDS encoding SdpI family protein produces the protein MTEVDAVALTATGLLVVATGLLLVVLARRAAHGRIRRNPIAGIRTAATMASDEAWLAAHRAGESLTALGGWVFVATGAVTTAGTRLGAAEVAWPAAVLIGGVLLALCAVVAGGIRGHRAARAMEGINSPGGGEPG, from the coding sequence GTGACCGAGGTCGACGCGGTGGCGCTGACCGCGACCGGGTTACTGGTCGTCGCGACGGGCCTGCTTCTCGTGGTGCTCGCGCGACGGGCCGCGCACGGGCGGATCCGGCGCAATCCGATCGCCGGTATCCGCACCGCGGCCACTATGGCTTCGGACGAGGCGTGGCTGGCTGCGCATCGGGCAGGAGAGTCGCTCACCGCACTCGGTGGGTGGGTCTTCGTGGCGACCGGAGCGGTCACGACGGCGGGGACCCGGCTGGGTGCTGCTGAGGTTGCGTGGCCGGCGGCGGTGCTTATCGGTGGAGTGCTCCTGGCACTCTGCGCAGTCGTCGCAGGCGGCATCCGCGGGCATCGCGCCGCCCGCGCGATGGAGGGGATCAACTCACCAGGCGGTGGTGAGCCCGGGTAG
- a CDS encoding alpha/beta family hydrolase, protein MEPTEVLEIATTHGPGRAHHHPAPDPWAALVLGHGAGGGVGAPDLQAATATAVGAGVSVVLTEQPYRVAGRRAPAPARQLDTAWREMLTALRDGWLSGLPVLVGGRSSGARVACRTADDVAASGVLCLAFPVHPPGKGDDPSKSRLPELDGVGVPTLVVQGERDPFGMPPDAPGRAVVRLRGDHSLKGDMPGLRDAVGHWLDQRSRELRPDGR, encoded by the coding sequence ATGGAGCCGACCGAGGTGCTCGAGATCGCCACCACGCACGGCCCGGGCCGTGCCCATCACCACCCGGCACCGGACCCGTGGGCCGCTCTCGTGCTCGGGCACGGCGCCGGGGGCGGAGTCGGCGCACCCGACCTGCAGGCGGCGACCGCCACCGCCGTGGGGGCCGGGGTGAGCGTGGTGCTCACCGAGCAGCCGTACCGGGTGGCTGGGCGTCGTGCACCGGCGCCGGCTCGGCAGCTCGACACGGCCTGGCGGGAGATGCTCACCGCCCTGCGTGACGGGTGGCTGTCCGGGCTGCCGGTGCTGGTGGGAGGCCGCTCCTCCGGCGCCCGGGTGGCGTGCCGCACGGCCGACGACGTCGCAGCCTCCGGGGTCCTGTGCCTCGCCTTCCCGGTCCATCCCCCGGGCAAGGGGGACGATCCGTCGAAGTCGCGACTTCCCGAGCTCGACGGGGTGGGCGTGCCGACCCTGGTGGTGCAGGGCGAGCGAGACCCGTTCGGGATGCCGCCCGATGCGCCCGGCCGGGCCGTGGTGCGCCTGCGCGGCGACCACTCGCTGAAGGGTGACATGCCGGGGCTGCGGGACGCCGTCGGGCATTGGCTGGACCAGCGCAGTAGGGAGCTCAGGCCCGACGGACGGTGA
- a CDS encoding acetolactate synthase large subunit, whose translation MANVPHPTPPRPQPPKPALAPADAAAATGEPMTGAASVVRSLEAVGVETVFGIPGGAILPVYDPLFDSSLRHILVRHEQGAGHAAAGYAASTGKVGVCMATSGPGATNLVTPLADANMDSVPMVAITGQVAESLIGTDGFQEADIVGITMPITKHSFLITDPAEIPARIAEAFHIASTGRPGPVLVDIAKSAMQAETTFTWPPAHLDIPGYRPITKPHIKQIKEAARLLATARRPVLYVGGGAIRAQASEDLLNLTNLSGAPAVTTLMARGALPDDHPQHLGMPGMHGTVAAVAALQKADLVVALGARFDDRVTGRLDSFAPGATVVHADIDPAEISKNRFADVPIVGDLKDVLADLIAELEREQAQHGKPDLAAWWSTLDHLRETYSLGWTPTEDGLLAPQHVISRLGEISGPDTVYTAGVGQHQMWAAQFIRYQKPRNWLNSGGLGTMGYSVPAAMGAKVARPDDTVWAIDGDGCFQMTNQELATCALEGIPIKVAIINNSSLGMVRQWQTLFYESRYSNTDLNTGHETVRIPDFVKLAEAYGCAGLRCDKVADVDETIRQAEAINDRPVVVDFVVSRDAMVWPMVAAGVSNDDIQYARGISPDFERDE comes from the coding sequence ATGGCCAACGTGCCACATCCCACGCCGCCGCGACCGCAACCGCCGAAGCCGGCACTTGCCCCGGCCGACGCCGCAGCGGCGACAGGTGAGCCCATGACCGGTGCCGCATCGGTCGTCCGCTCTCTTGAGGCCGTCGGGGTAGAGACGGTATTCGGTATCCCGGGCGGGGCGATCCTTCCGGTCTACGATCCGCTGTTCGACTCCAGCCTCCGGCACATCCTGGTGCGGCACGAACAGGGGGCCGGCCACGCCGCCGCCGGATACGCCGCCTCCACCGGCAAAGTGGGCGTTTGTATGGCGACGTCCGGGCCTGGCGCGACGAACCTCGTGACCCCGCTGGCTGACGCGAACATGGACTCGGTTCCGATGGTCGCGATCACCGGTCAGGTGGCCGAGTCGCTGATCGGTACCGACGGCTTCCAGGAGGCGGACATCGTCGGCATCACGATGCCGATCACGAAGCACTCGTTCCTCATCACCGATCCGGCGGAGATCCCGGCCCGGATCGCCGAGGCGTTCCACATCGCCAGCACTGGCCGTCCTGGCCCCGTGCTGGTGGACATCGCCAAGAGTGCCATGCAGGCCGAGACCACGTTCACCTGGCCGCCGGCGCACCTGGACATCCCCGGGTACCGGCCGATCACGAAACCGCACATCAAGCAGATCAAGGAAGCTGCCCGGCTGCTGGCCACGGCGCGTCGCCCGGTGCTGTACGTGGGGGGCGGGGCCATTCGTGCCCAGGCTTCCGAGGACCTGCTGAACCTCACCAACCTCTCCGGTGCCCCCGCCGTCACCACACTGATGGCCCGTGGTGCACTGCCCGATGACCACCCCCAGCACCTCGGGATGCCCGGGATGCACGGCACGGTGGCCGCGGTGGCGGCGCTGCAGAAGGCCGATCTGGTGGTGGCTCTGGGGGCTCGCTTCGACGATCGGGTGACTGGTCGGTTGGACAGCTTCGCCCCCGGTGCCACGGTGGTGCACGCCGACATCGATCCTGCGGAGATTTCCAAGAATCGCTTCGCGGACGTGCCGATCGTCGGTGACCTCAAGGACGTGCTGGCGGACCTGATCGCCGAGCTGGAGCGAGAGCAGGCCCAGCACGGCAAGCCGGACCTGGCCGCGTGGTGGTCCACGCTGGACCACCTGCGGGAGACCTACTCGCTCGGCTGGACGCCCACCGAGGATGGTCTGCTCGCCCCGCAGCACGTGATCTCCCGGCTCGGCGAGATCTCCGGACCGGACACCGTGTACACCGCCGGCGTGGGCCAGCACCAGATGTGGGCAGCCCAGTTTATCCGGTATCAGAAGCCGCGGAACTGGCTGAACTCCGGCGGGCTGGGCACGATGGGCTACTCGGTGCCGGCCGCGATGGGGGCCAAGGTCGCCCGTCCGGATGACACCGTGTGGGCGATCGACGGCGATGGCTGCTTCCAGATGACGAACCAGGAGCTCGCGACCTGCGCGCTCGAGGGCATTCCCATCAAGGTCGCCATCATCAACAATTCCTCGCTCGGCATGGTGCGCCAGTGGCAGACGCTGTTCTACGAGTCGCGCTACTCGAACACGGATCTGAACACCGGTCACGAGACCGTGCGGATCCCGGACTTCGTCAAGCTCGCTGAGGCCTACGGGTGTGCCGGGCTGCGGTGCGACAAGGTGGCCGACGTGGACGAGACGATTCGCCAGGCCGAGGCGATCAACGACCGACCGGTGGTTGTCGACTTCGTGGTGAGCCGGGACGCGATGGTGTGGCCGATGGTCGCTGCCGGCGTGAGCAACGACGACATCCAGTACGCCCGCGGCATCAGCCCGGACTTCGAGCGTGATGAATGA
- the ilvD gene encoding dihydroxy-acid dehydratase, which produces MSDTSDTAGSPDIKPRSRVVTDGLSATASRGMLRAVGMGDEDWVKPQIGIASSWNEITPCNLSLDRLAQGAKEGVHAGGGYPLQFGTISVSDGISMGHEGMHFSLVSREVIADSVETVMMAERLDGSVLLAGCDKSLPGMLMAAARLDLASVFLYGGSIMPGWVKLSDGTEKDVTLIDAFEAVGACQRGRMSTEDVDRIERAICPGEGACGGMYTANTMASVAEAMGMSLPGSAAPPSADRRRDNFAHRSGEAVVEMLRRGITARDIMTKEAFENAIAVVMAFGGSTNAVLHLLAIANEAEVELTLDDFDRVASKVPHLGDLKPFGRYVMNDVDRIGGVPVIMKALLDAGLLHGDCLTVSGRTVSENLANLAPPDPDGKILRAMDNPIHPTGGITILHGSLAPEGAVVKSAGFDESVFEGTARVFEREQAALAALEDGTITDGDVVVIRHEGPKGGPGMREMLAITGAIKGAGLGKSVLLLTDGRFSGGTTGLCVGHVAPEAVDGGPVAFVRDGDLIRLDVANKTLDLLVEDSELARRRDGGVAEVPHGFTRGVLAKYSTLVQSASVGAVLG; this is translated from the coding sequence ATGAGCGACACCTCGGACACAGCAGGATCCCCGGACATCAAGCCCCGCAGCCGCGTCGTCACCGACGGGCTGTCCGCGACCGCCTCCCGCGGGATGCTGCGCGCCGTGGGGATGGGCGACGAGGACTGGGTCAAGCCGCAGATCGGCATCGCCAGTTCCTGGAACGAGATCACCCCGTGCAATCTGTCCCTGGACCGGCTCGCCCAGGGTGCGAAGGAGGGCGTGCACGCCGGCGGTGGCTACCCGCTGCAGTTCGGCACGATCTCCGTCTCGGACGGGATCTCGATGGGACATGAGGGGATGCACTTCTCCCTCGTCTCGCGCGAGGTGATCGCCGACAGCGTCGAGACGGTGATGATGGCCGAACGGCTGGACGGATCGGTGTTGCTGGCCGGCTGTGACAAGTCCCTGCCCGGGATGCTGATGGCCGCTGCACGTCTCGACCTCGCGAGCGTCTTCCTCTACGGGGGTTCGATCATGCCCGGCTGGGTGAAGCTCTCCGACGGCACGGAGAAGGACGTCACCCTGATCGACGCCTTCGAGGCGGTCGGGGCGTGTCAGCGGGGACGGATGTCCACCGAAGACGTCGACCGCATCGAACGGGCGATCTGCCCGGGCGAGGGTGCCTGTGGCGGGATGTACACGGCGAACACCATGGCCTCGGTGGCCGAAGCGATGGGGATGTCACTGCCCGGCTCGGCCGCACCGCCGTCGGCAGATCGGCGCCGCGACAACTTCGCCCACCGCTCCGGCGAAGCGGTCGTGGAGATGCTGCGCCGGGGGATCACCGCCCGCGACATCATGACCAAGGAGGCGTTCGAGAACGCCATCGCTGTGGTGATGGCCTTCGGTGGTTCGACCAACGCCGTCCTGCACCTGCTCGCGATCGCCAACGAGGCCGAGGTGGAGCTCACCCTCGACGACTTCGACCGCGTCGCCTCCAAGGTGCCGCACCTGGGCGACCTGAAGCCGTTCGGCCGGTACGTGATGAACGACGTCGACCGCATCGGCGGAGTGCCGGTGATCATGAAGGCGCTGCTGGACGCCGGCCTGCTGCACGGGGACTGCCTGACCGTGTCGGGTCGCACGGTGAGTGAGAACTTGGCGAACCTTGCTCCGCCAGACCCGGACGGCAAGATTCTGCGGGCCATGGACAACCCGATCCATCCCACCGGGGGCATCACGATCCTGCACGGCTCGCTCGCCCCGGAGGGAGCGGTGGTCAAGTCCGCTGGCTTCGACGAATCCGTCTTCGAGGGGACCGCGCGGGTGTTCGAACGGGAGCAGGCCGCGCTCGCTGCCCTGGAGGATGGCACCATCACAGATGGGGACGTCGTCGTGATCCGCCACGAAGGCCCCAAGGGCGGTCCCGGGATGCGGGAGATGCTCGCCATCACCGGTGCCATCAAGGGCGCCGGGCTGGGCAAGTCGGTGCTGCTGCTCACCGACGGACGGTTCTCGGGCGGCACGACCGGCCTGTGTGTGGGGCACGTGGCCCCTGAGGCCGTCGACGGCGGACCGGTCGCCTTCGTGCGCGACGGTGACCTGATCCGTCTGGACGTGGCGAACAAGACCCTGGATCTACTGGTCGAGGACTCCGAGCTCGCCAGGCGCCGGGACGGGGGTGTGGCCGAGGTGCCGCACGGGTTCACCCGCGGGGTGCTCGCCAAGTACTCCACGCTCGTGCAGTCGGCGTCGGTGGGGGCGGTCCTGGGGTGA